A section of the Labrus mixtus chromosome 15, fLabMix1.1, whole genome shotgun sequence genome encodes:
- the pgd gene encoding 6-phosphogluconate dehydrogenase, decarboxylating has protein sequence MAEADIALIGLAVMGQNIVMNMNDHGFVVCAYNRTVSKVHDFLKNEAKGSKVIGAESLEDMVSKLKKPRRIILLVKAGQAVDDFIDKLVPLLETGDIIIDGGNSEYRDTTRRCKSLKEKGLLFVGSGVSGGEEGARYGPSLMPGGHKDAWPHIKDIFQSIAAKVGTGEPCCDWVGDEGAGHFVKMVHNGIEYGDMQLICEAYHLMKDVLGMDHDEMAQAFDKWNKTELDSFLIEITANILKFRDSDGTHLLPKIKDSAGQKGTGKWTAISALEYGTPVTLIGEAVFARCLSSLKDERVEASRSLSGPQGVKFSGDKAVFLEDIRKALYASKIISYAQGFMLLRQAAKEFGWSLNYGAIALMWRGGCIIRSVFLGKIKEAFDRDAELQNLLLDTFFSDAVQDCQESWRRTVSTGVQHGIPMPCFTTALSFYDGYRHGMLPANLLQAQRDYFGAHTYELLSNPGQFVHTNWTGHGGNISSTSYNA, from the exons ATGGCTGA AGCAGACATTGCACTGATTGGTTTGGCTGTCATGGGCCAAAACATCGTCATGAACATGAACGACCATGGCTTCGTG GTCTGCGCCTACAACAGAACGGTGTCCAAGGTGCACGACTTCCTGAAGAATGAGGCAAAGGGCTCCAAGGTGATCGGAGCCGAGTCTCTGGAGGACATGGTGTCCAAGCTCAAGAAGCCCAGGAGGATCATCCTGCTGGTCAAGGCCGGACAGGCTGTGGATGACTTCATTGACAAACTG gttccTCTTCTTGAAACTGGGGACATCATCATTGATGGCGGAAATTCTGAATACAGAGACACAACA CGGCGGTGTAAGAGCCTGAAAGAGAAGGGCCTGCTTTTTGTGGGCAGTGGCGTCAGTGGTGGAGAGGAAGGGGCACGCTATGGACCCTCACTTATGCCGGGAGGACACAAGGATGCATG gcCACACATAAAAGACATCTTCCAGAGCATCGCTGCGAAGGTTGGGACAGGAGAACCATGTTGTGACTGG GTTGGAGATGAGGGTGCAGGTCACTTTGTGAAAATGGTCCATAATGGCATTGAGTACGGCGACATGCAGTTGATTTGTGAGGCCTATCACCTGATGAAGGATGTTTTGGGCATGGACCACGATGAGATGGCCCAG GCTTTCGACAAATGGAACAAGACAGAGCTGGACTCCTTCCTGATCGAGATCACGGCTAACATCCTTAAATTCAGGGACTCTGATGGCACTCATCTGCTGCCCAAGATCAAAGACAGTGCCGGGCAGAAGGGCACAGGGAAGTGGACAGCCATCTCAGCCCTGGAGTATGGCACACCTGTCACTTTGATCG gtgagGCTGTCTTTGCCAGATGCCTGTCCTCTCTAAAGGACGAGAGAGTGGAGGCCAGCCGCAGCCTTTCAGGGCCTCAGGGGGTCAAATTTAGCGGGGACAAGGCTGTTTTCCTTGAAGACATCAGAAAG GCCCTCTATGCATCCAAGATCATTTCCTACGCACAGGGCTTCATGCTGCTGCGGCAGGCCGCCAAAGAGTTCGGCTGGTCTCTTAACTACGGTGCGATTGCTCTGATGTGGAGAGGCGGCTGCATCATCCGAAG TGTCTTCCTGGGTAAAATCAAAGAGGCGTTTGACCGAGACGCTGAGCTGCAGAACTTGCTGCTGGACACTTTCTTCAGTGATGCTGTGCAGGACTGTCAG GAGTCATGGCGCAGAACAGTGAGCACTGGAGTCCAGCATGGCATCCCCATGCCCTGTTTTACCACAGCTCTGTCCTTCTACGATGGTTACAGACATGGAATGCTGCCAGCAAACCTCCTACAG gcTCAGAGGGACTACTTTGGAGCGCACACATATGAACTGCTGTCAAACCCCGGTCAATTCGTCCACACCAACTGGACTGGCCACGGTGGAAACATCTCCTCTACATCCTACAATGCTTAA